AGTTGTTACGCACATTTTAGGCTGAAAGTCTTTGGTGATTTCCAGCCTAATTTTTTTTGTATGCGGTCCTTGTTATAGAACTGAATAAAATCAGTTATTAGTT
The DNA window shown above is from Treponema sp. Marseille-Q3903 and carries:
- a CDS encoding IS3 family transposase, producing MTDFIQFYNKDRIQKKLGWKSPKTFSLKCA